A stretch of Kaistella flava (ex Peng et al. 2021) DNA encodes these proteins:
- the cysS gene encoding cysteine--tRNA ligase: MTLKIYNSLSGEKETFTPIHDNNVGMYVCGPTVYSNVHLGNVRTFMSFDFIYRSLVHLGYKVRYVRNITDAGHLTDDGDVDNDRFVKQSRLEKLEPMEIVQKYTVDFHKVLEVFNLLPPTIEPTATGHILEQIELTQKLIDKGFAYESNGSVYFDVLEYNSRGLNYGELSRRNVEELFANTRDLDGQNEKKNAPDFALWKSASPAHIMRWNSPWGEGFPGWHLECTAMSTKYLGDKFDIHGGGMDLKFPHHECEVAQGKACNGVSPVNYWMHANMLTMNGQRMSKSTGNYILPMELVSGNNDFFEKLFHPTIVRFNFMQAHYRSVLDISNEAMVASEKGFQRLMEAMKVLSNNSFPTVAVSSFDVKAWKEKCYAALTDDFNSPILIAHLFEAVNFIFKLKDGKETITDNDLQELKTLLNDFVFDVLGLQNIEENNNEKLDQTLQVLIDLRNQARKSKNFDLSDQIRDRLLAEGIELKDGRDGTSYSIS, translated from the coding sequence ATGACTTTAAAAATATACAATTCCCTTTCGGGCGAAAAAGAAACGTTCACTCCAATTCACGATAATAATGTCGGGATGTATGTTTGTGGACCAACGGTTTACAGCAATGTCCATTTGGGAAATGTGCGGACTTTCATGTCTTTTGATTTTATTTACCGGTCTTTAGTTCATTTGGGATATAAAGTTCGTTACGTTAGAAATATCACCGATGCCGGACATTTAACCGATGATGGCGATGTTGACAATGACCGTTTCGTAAAACAATCCCGTTTGGAAAAACTGGAGCCTATGGAAATCGTACAGAAATATACGGTTGATTTTCATAAAGTTTTAGAAGTTTTTAATTTACTCCCACCAACGATTGAACCAACTGCAACCGGACATATTTTAGAACAAATTGAATTAACTCAAAAACTGATAGATAAAGGATTTGCTTATGAAAGTAACGGATCTGTTTATTTCGATGTTTTAGAATACAATAGTCGTGGCTTAAATTACGGTGAACTTTCGCGTAGAAATGTCGAAGAACTTTTCGCCAACACCAGAGATCTAGACGGTCAAAATGAGAAGAAGAATGCGCCAGATTTTGCGCTTTGGAAATCGGCATCTCCCGCACATATTATGCGTTGGAATTCTCCTTGGGGCGAAGGTTTCCCAGGCTGGCATTTAGAATGTACTGCAATGTCAACGAAGTATTTGGGTGATAAATTTGATATTCACGGTGGTGGAATGGATTTGAAATTCCCGCATCATGAATGTGAAGTCGCCCAAGGAAAAGCATGCAATGGTGTCTCACCAGTGAATTACTGGATGCATGCCAATATGTTAACCATGAACGGTCAGCGAATGAGTAAATCAACCGGAAATTATATTCTTCCGATGGAACTCGTTTCCGGAAATAATGATTTCTTTGAAAAGCTTTTTCATCCGACGATTGTGCGTTTCAACTTTATGCAGGCGCATTACAGAAGTGTTCTAGATATTTCTAATGAAGCGATGGTTGCCAGTGAAAAAGGATTCCAACGTTTGATGGAAGCGATGAAAGTTCTTTCAAATAATTCGTTCCCAACTGTTGCGGTTTCAAGTTTTGATGTAAAAGCTTGGAAAGAAAAATGCTATGCAGCTTTAACCGACGATTTCAATTCTCCGATTCTGATTGCTCATCTTTTCGAGGCGGTAAATTTTATCTTTAAATTAAAAGATGGAAAAGAAACCATCACCGATAATGATTTGCAAGAATTGAAAACGTTGCTGAATGATTTCGTTTTTGATGTTTTAGGTTTACAAAACATCGAAGAAAATAACAATGAGAAATTAGACCAGACTTTACAGGTTTTAATCGACTTAAGGAACCAAGCACGTAAATCAAAAAACTTCGACCTTTCGGACCAAATCCGCGACCGATTACTCGCCGAAGGAATTGAGTTGAAAGATGGAAGAGATGGAACGAGTTATTCGATTTCTTAG
- a CDS encoding 4-alpha-glucanotransferase, with protein MKLYLNINFRTKVGENVQVCVFEEGAEGKVHALKYTDNGNWSAEVDYFSKSISYKYQLVNEEGSILDEEFSLHHLNFPHNYDEFIINDFWNAKNFPENYLNNKILKNKLRNFKAEKVAVLKKHTHLFRLEAPIYQPNWQVVILGNCEALGNWQYLKTVPMSQTDFGIWEAAVEIPENQMIEYKYGLMNTDSGEVFDIEYGDNRWALPNAEKNILQIEADHFFKFKSFEMYHAAGVAVPVFALRTENGFGVGEFPDLKNLADWAAKTNLSVLQILPINDTTANYTWTDSYPYAAISVYALHPQYLSIEKLEYSLSKDLIQEFKTEKEALNALSLIDYEQMISGKWKYITIIFEANKEEILKDRNFKKFIKENEDWLIPYAAFCVLRDKYKTPNFNDWKTHKKYIAGKIAPFFLPKSKEYEMSMLHSWVQYQLHLQLKDAIDYTHDLGISVKGDLPIGIYRHSVEAWAEPELFGMDFQAGAPPDQFTDLGQNWEFPTYNWEAMKEDGYRWWKNRFKALEQYFDAMRIDHILGFFRIWRMPMSATQGILGYFYPAVPVKIEEFAARGISFNEDRYCKPFINDQILWDSFGEDRDGILNHFMNSHFDGTYFFKEEFDSQRKLTDYFKTNPQGLSEERLISLAANVLFLEEKLSEDEIVYHPRFNIEKTESYKYLNDDEKRKLSDLYVDYFFKRQDGLWYAKAMEKLPVILNATDMLICGEDLGLVPESVPQVMDQLGITALKVQRMPSDNIPWYNPKHADYMNVVTASSHDSSTLRQWWHEDRELSCKYFHEQLGQYGTAPWDLEPQVAEMIMKQHLFNEAMLAIFPIQEFLATDKKLTNPNMDEERINNPAVFPHYWRYRMHLNVEELLSKEDFNKKIASWITDSNRI; from the coding sequence ATGAAACTATATCTTAATATCAATTTCAGAACGAAAGTCGGTGAGAATGTGCAAGTTTGCGTCTTTGAAGAAGGAGCAGAAGGAAAAGTTCACGCCTTAAAATATACCGATAACGGAAACTGGTCTGCGGAAGTAGATTATTTTTCGAAATCGATTTCTTATAAATATCAGTTGGTGAATGAAGAGGGTTCAATTCTAGATGAAGAGTTTTCTTTACACCATTTAAATTTCCCACATAACTACGATGAATTCATCATCAATGATTTCTGGAATGCCAAAAATTTCCCAGAAAATTATTTGAATAATAAAATCCTAAAAAATAAACTTCGTAATTTCAAAGCGGAGAAAGTTGCAGTCTTAAAAAAGCACACGCATCTTTTCCGTTTAGAAGCACCAATTTATCAGCCGAACTGGCAAGTTGTAATTCTTGGAAATTGTGAAGCACTTGGAAACTGGCAATATTTAAAAACCGTTCCAATGTCGCAAACCGATTTTGGAATCTGGGAAGCGGCAGTTGAAATTCCAGAAAATCAAATGATTGAATACAAATATGGATTGATGAATACCGATTCTGGTGAAGTTTTCGATATCGAATATGGCGACAACCGTTGGGCTTTACCAAATGCTGAAAAAAATATTCTTCAAATAGAAGCCGATCATTTTTTCAAATTCAAGTCTTTTGAAATGTATCACGCAGCTGGAGTTGCCGTTCCTGTTTTTGCTTTGAGAACAGAAAATGGTTTTGGAGTTGGTGAATTTCCAGACTTGAAAAATTTGGCTGATTGGGCAGCTAAAACAAACCTTTCGGTTTTACAGATTCTTCCGATTAATGATACAACTGCGAATTATACCTGGACGGATTCTTATCCTTACGCTGCAATTTCTGTTTACGCACTTCATCCTCAATATTTGTCAATTGAAAAATTAGAATATTCTTTATCAAAAGATTTAATTCAAGAATTTAAAACTGAAAAAGAAGCTTTAAATGCTTTAAGTCTGATTGACTACGAACAAATGATTTCTGGAAAATGGAAATACATTACCATCATTTTTGAAGCAAATAAAGAAGAAATTTTAAAAGACAGAAACTTTAAAAAGTTCATTAAAGAAAATGAAGATTGGTTGATTCCATATGCGGCTTTTTGTGTCTTAAGAGATAAATATAAAACGCCCAATTTTAACGACTGGAAAACCCACAAGAAATATATCGCAGGAAAAATTGCCCCTTTCTTTTTACCAAAAAGTAAAGAATATGAAATGTCGATGCTGCATTCTTGGGTTCAGTATCAACTTCATTTGCAATTAAAAGACGCGATTGATTACACCCACGATTTGGGAATTTCGGTAAAAGGAGATTTGCCGATTGGGATTTACAGACATTCCGTAGAAGCTTGGGCGGAACCAGAATTGTTTGGAATGGATTTTCAGGCTGGAGCACCGCCAGATCAGTTTACCGATCTTGGTCAAAATTGGGAATTTCCAACTTATAACTGGGAAGCGATGAAAGAAGATGGTTACCGTTGGTGGAAAAACCGTTTCAAAGCGTTGGAGCAATATTTCGATGCGATGCGAATTGATCACATTCTTGGTTTCTTTAGAATCTGGAGAATGCCGATGAGTGCGACGCAAGGGATTTTAGGCTATTTTTATCCAGCTGTTCCCGTGAAAATTGAAGAGTTTGCGGCGAGAGGAATTTCCTTTAATGAAGATCGATATTGCAAACCATTTATCAATGATCAGATTCTTTGGGATTCTTTCGGCGAAGATAGAGACGGAATATTAAACCATTTTATGAATAGTCATTTTGATGGAACGTATTTCTTTAAAGAAGAGTTTGACTCTCAAAGAAAATTAACGGATTATTTTAAAACAAATCCTCAAGGTTTGTCAGAAGAACGTTTGATTTCATTGGCTGCGAATGTTCTTTTCCTGGAAGAAAAATTAAGTGAAGACGAGATTGTTTATCACCCGAGATTTAATATTGAAAAAACTGAATCTTATAAATATCTGAATGACGACGAAAAAAGAAAATTATCTGATTTGTATGTCGATTACTTCTTCAAAAGACAAGATGGTTTGTGGTATGCTAAAGCCATGGAAAAACTTCCTGTAATTTTGAATGCGACGGACATGTTAATTTGTGGTGAAGATTTAGGTTTGGTGCCGGAATCAGTTCCGCAAGTGATGGATCAGTTGGGAATTACTGCCTTGAAAGTTCAGAGAATGCCGTCGGATAATATTCCGTGGTATAATCCGAAACACGCTGATTATATGAATGTGGTTACGGCTAGTTCACATGACAGTTCTACGCTGAGGCAATGGTGGCACGAGGATCGAGAATTAAGTTGTAAGTATTTCCATGAACAGCTTGGTCAGTACGGAACAGCGCCGTGGGATTTAGAACCTCAGGTGGCGGAAATGATTATGAAGCAACATCTTTTTAATGAAGCGATGTTGGCGATTTTCCCAATCCAGGAATTTTTAGCCACAGATAAAAAATTAACCAATCCAAATATGGACGAAGAGCGAATTAATAATCCTGCGGTTTTCCCGCATTACTGGAGATATAGAATGCACTTGAATGTAGAAGAGCTTTTAAGCAAAGAAGATTTTAATAAGAAAATTGCAAGTTGGATTACTGATTCTAATCGAATTTAG
- the folE gene encoding GTP cyclohydrolase I FolE, which produces MNQNIDNDDDVFSGSEHTPLRADAFEKTPAEKIEIIQKHFHEIMETLGMDMTDDSLKDSPKRVAKMYVNEIFGGLLPENNPRISTFSNKYKYRQMLVEKDITVYSFCEHHFLPIIGRAHVAYISNGEVIGLSKINRVVDYYAKRPQVQERLTMQIVDALKVALGTNDVACIIEAKHLCVNCRGIKDTASSTTTAELSGLFRTNPITRQEFLHYVGNRSNLD; this is translated from the coding sequence ATGAATCAAAATATCGATAACGACGACGATGTATTCTCCGGAAGCGAACATACTCCTTTGCGAGCAGACGCCTTCGAAAAAACTCCAGCAGAAAAAATTGAAATTATCCAGAAGCATTTCCACGAAATCATGGAAACTTTAGGAATGGATATGACCGATGATTCTCTGAAAGATTCTCCAAAAAGAGTGGCTAAGATGTACGTGAACGAAATTTTTGGCGGACTTCTTCCAGAAAATAATCCACGTATTTCTACCTTTTCTAATAAATATAAATACCGCCAAATGTTGGTGGAAAAAGATATTACCGTTTACTCATTTTGCGAACATCACTTCTTGCCAATTATTGGTAGAGCGCATGTTGCGTATATTTCGAATGGTGAAGTGATTGGACTTTCTAAGATTAACAGAGTCGTAGATTATTACGCCAAACGTCCGCAAGTTCAGGAAAGATTAACCATGCAAATCGTTGATGCACTGAAAGTAGCACTCGGAACGAATGATGTTGCCTGTATCATTGAAGCGAAACATTTATGTGTAAATTGTCGTGGCATAAAAGACACGGCAAGTTCTACAACTACAGCCGAATTAAGTGGCCTTTTCAGAACCAATCCAATTACCCGACAAGAGTTCTTGCATTACGTAGGAAATCGTTCGAATTTGGATTGA
- a CDS encoding ferritin codes for MISTKIADLLNDQITNEQYAAQYYLSMSAWFSARDLDGIANYFRIQSKEELMHADKMFDYLNDVGAEIKMGAIEQPPYQFDDATDIFVKALAHEKIVTKSIFNILKNANDEGDFATVSFLQWFVTEQVEEEASASSLVTKINMVCENPSALYLFDQELAQRVFVPAAN; via the coding sequence ATGATCAGTACAAAAATAGCAGACTTGCTTAACGACCAAATTACCAATGAACAATACGCAGCACAATATTATTTATCAATGTCTGCCTGGTTTTCTGCCAGAGATTTAGACGGAATTGCCAACTATTTCCGTATTCAAAGCAAAGAAGAATTAATGCACGCCGACAAAATGTTTGATTACCTAAACGATGTTGGTGCAGAAATCAAAATGGGAGCGATCGAGCAGCCACCTTACCAGTTTGACGATGCAACCGATATCTTTGTAAAAGCTTTGGCGCACGAAAAAATCGTAACGAAAAGTATTTTTAATATTTTAAAGAATGCTAATGATGAAGGTGATTTTGCCACTGTTTCTTTTCTGCAATGGTTTGTAACCGAACAGGTAGAAGAGGAAGCGAGTGCTTCTTCATTGGTGACCAAAATCAATATGGTTTGCGAAAATCCATCGGCCTTATACCTTTTTGATCAGGAACTTGCTCAGCGCGTTTTTGTGCCCGCAGCGAATTAA